A single region of the Silene latifolia isolate original U9 population chromosome 8, ASM4854445v1, whole genome shotgun sequence genome encodes:
- the LOC141594485 gene encoding F-box/LRR-repeat protein At3g03360-like has translation MEEEAKRDRISEMPKEIKEQILSSLCMKDAIRTSSLSSVWRYTWVSLPFLDFGFDVFEQFTSYFKTLPISHPKKRHLYCSIFHKAEEEEDDSESSIDNTDYYKYTDSYAWKNDHQEVGYLQMMDELLQIYIKKNPSSRVLKKISLYVPMLYDSKMRDYGALVVSRCLSLVKDNVIELDYWINNFGERYRPKDSYYALQNCLPILDSKTLIKLELSGCYLDIEKKVDIPIDLPNLKHLRLTNFNVDENMLETLLAKCPALEKLKFFYCEGFKVLRIPMLSKLKELEVDQIRDFDRLEINAMSLQCLVLINDYTNKCKVKMDSNSCKSFVNLVLHGCDVTDDFFNNVAEFPHLETVSLIDCPELKHIKITGNSLTSLQIEECPNLSLAEFDTALLRNSTVAATTASLFQYECV, from the coding sequence ATGGAAGAAGAAGCAAAAAGGGACAGAATATCCGAGATGCCAAAAGAAATAAAGGAACAAATATTATCATCCCTTTGTATGAAAGACGCGATTCGTACAAGCTCTTTGTCTTCTGTTTGGAGGTACACTTGGGTCTCCCTTCCTTTTCTTGATTTTGGGTTTGACGTTTTTGAGCAATTTACCTCTTATTTTAAGACTCTTCCTATTAGTCATCCCAAAAAGCGACACCTTTATTGTTCTATTTTTCACAAGGCGGAGGAGGAAGAAGACGATTCTGAATCATCAATCGATAACACTGATTATTATAAGTATACTGATTCGTATGCTTGGAAAAATGATCATCAAGAAGTTGGATATTTGCAAATGATGGATGAACTTTTGCAAATATACATTAAAAAGAACCCATCTTCGCGGGTTTTGAAAAAGATATCCCTTTATGTACCTATGCTTTATGACTCTAAGATGCGTGATTATGGTGCTCTTGTTGTATCCCGATGTCTTTCGCTTGTCAAAGACAATGTTATCGAGCTTGATTATTGGATCAACAACTTTGGGGAGCGTTACCGCCCTAAGGATTCATATTATGCTTTGCAAAATTGTCTTCCTATTTTAGATTCGAAAACTTTAATCAAGCTGGAGTTATCTGGATGTTACTTGGATATAGAAAAAAAAGTCGACATACCAATTGATCTTCCCAATTTGAAACACTTACGTCTAACAAATTTCAATGTAGACGAGAATATGCTGGAGACCTTGCTTGCTAAATGTCCAGCTTTGGAAAAGCTCAAATTTTTCTACTGCGAGGGGTTTAAGGTGCTCCGAATTCCAATGCTTTCGAAATTAAAAGAGCTCGAAGTTGATCAGATACGTGATTTTGATCGATTAGAGATTAATGCAATGTCTCTTCAATGCTTGGTCCTTATTAACGATTATACAAATAAGTGCAAAGTTAAGATGGATTCTAATTCTTGTAAAAGCTTTGTTAATTTGGTCCTCCATGGCTGTGATGTAACGGATGATTTCTTTAATAATGTCGCGGAATTTCCACACTTGGAAACCGTATCCCTTATAGATTGTCCTGAATTGAAGCATATTAAGATCACCGGCAACTCTCTTACAAGTTTGCAAATTGAGGAGTGCCCAAATTTGAGTCTAGCTGAGTTCGACACAGCCTTATTGAGAAACTCGACAGTCGCTGCTACAACAGCTTCCTTATTCCAATATGAATGTGTCTGA
- the LOC141594484 gene encoding uncharacterized protein LOC141594484: protein MEEGEAKRDRISEMAEEIKEQIVSSLCMKDAICTSSLSSVWRYTWVSLPFLDFGVDVYGRFTSYFKRLPNAHPKKRHLYCSIFHKAEEEEDDSESTVDNTTDYYKYTDSYAWKSDHQEVGYLQMIDELLQIYIKKNPSLRVLKKISLYVPMISDSKMRDYGALIVFRCLSLAKHNVTELDYLISDNGWRFRPKDSYRALQNCLPILESKTLTKLELHGCYLATLKKVDIPIDLPNLKHLRLINFNVRENMLETLLAKCPALEKLEFLWLCKGFNVLRVPRLSKLKTLKVEYIYNLDLIEINAMSLQCLTLINLNTNKCKIKMASNSCNNLVNLFVDGSGITDDFFNSVAEFPHLKTISLINCPELKHIKITSDSLTSFDVKDCPNLSRTELDTPKLLS, encoded by the coding sequence ATGGAAGAAGGAGAAGCAAAAAGAGACAGAATATCCGAGATGGCGGAAGAAATAAAGGAACAAATAGTATCATCCCTTTGTATGAAAGACGCGATTTGTACAAGCTCTTTGTCTTCTGTATGGAGGTACACTTGGGTCTCCCTTCCTTTTCTGGATTTTGGGGTTGACGTTTATGGACGATTTACCTCTTATTTTAAGAGACTTCCTAATGCTCATCCCAAAAAGCGACACCTTTATTGTTCTATTTTTCACAAGGCGGAGGAGGAAGAAGACGATTCTGAATCGACAGTCGATAACACTACTGATTATTATAAGTATACTGATTCGTATGCTTGGAAAAGTGATCATCAAGAAGTTGGATATTTGCAAATGATAGATGAACTTTTGCAAATATACATTAAAAAGAACCCATCTTTGCGGGTTTTGAAAAAGATATCCCTTTATGTACCTATGATTTCCGACTCTAAGATGCGTGATTATGGTGCTCTTATTGTATTCCGATGTCTTTCGCTTGCCAAACACAATGTTACCGAGCTTGATTATTTGATCAGCGACAATGGGTGGCGTTTCCGCCCTAAGGATTCATACCGTGCTTTGCAAAATTGTCTTCCTATCTTAGAATCGAAAACTTTAACCAAGCTGGAGTTACATGGATGTTACTTGGCTACGCTAAAAAAAGTCGACATACCAATTGATCTTCCCAATTTGAAACACTTACGTCTAATTAACTTCAATGTACGCGAGAATATGCTGGAGACCCTGCTTGCTAAATGTCCAGCTTTGGAAAAGCTCGAATTTTTATGGTTGTGTAAGGGGTTTAACGTGCTCCGAGTTCCAAGGCTTTCGAAATTAAAAACGCTTAAAGTTGAGTACATATATAATCTTGATCTAATAGAGATTAATGCAATGTCTCTTCAATGCTTGACCCTTATTAACCTTAATACAAATAAGTGCAAAATTAAGATGGCTTCTAATTCTTGTAACAACTTGGTTAATTTGTTCGTCGATGGTTCTGGCATAACTGATGATTTCTTTAACAGTGTCGCGGAATTTCCACACCTGAAAACCATATCCCTTATAAATTGTCCTGAATTGAAGCATATTAAGATCACCTCCGACTCTCTTACAAGTTTTGATGTTAAGGATTGCCCAAATTTGAGTCGGACTGAGCTTGATACTCCGAAGCTGTTGTCCTGA